TTTTGTGTTTGCAGAGGATTTTTTTATGCATTACTTAATCACATTAAACCAAAAGTGAGGTTCTGAAGATGACGCATATAAATGTTTCATTCCGAGAATTAGAAGGTGATCAACATACACCGATTTCAATTTTCATGAACTTAGAAGGTACCCATAAATTTTTACTTGAAAGTTCATTGAAGCACGAAGATTCTGGTCGATATTCCTTCATCGGCTCTGATCCCTTCTTTGAAATGAAAGCTGACAAGACGCAAATGAAATTAATAGATTTGGTTAAAAGCGAATCGGAAACTAGTGATGAAGATCCTTTTACCTGGTTGAAAAGACACCTAGAACACTCAGTAGATAGAGATTTCTCTCTCCCCTTCCCCTCTGGGGGTATCGGTTATTTTGCTTACGATGTAGCCAAACGGTTCGAAGCAATAGATGAAGCAGAATCGGATGATCTCGAGATGCCAGATATACATTTTTTATTTTATAACAGGCTCATTGTCTATGATCATTTGATGCAAAAAATTTATATTACGGTTGTGGATCAGTGGATCACCAACGAAACTGTCAATCACCAGAAAGCGCTATATGATATGGAACAACAACTGGCTCAATCAATTGCACTTCAAGAACTCGAGCCATTCCATGCCACCGATTACCGGTCGAATATGAGCACGGAAAAATATGAGGAGTTAGTCAAGAAGGCACGCACTCACATTGAAGAGGGAGATATATTTCAAGTCGTTTTATCTCAAAGGTTAAGTAGCCCTTATACAGGCGATCCGTTTTCTTTTTACCGTAAATTAAGAAAAAGAAATCCATCACCTTATATGTTCTATATCGACTTTAATGAGTACGTCGTCCTTGGAGCCTCACCAGAAAGCTTGATCAAAGTAGATGGACGTAACGTAACTACGAATCCGATTGCTGGCACCAGAAAAAGAGGTAAAAGCGAAACAGAAGATCGATTGCTTTCTAAAGAACTGCTTGAAGATGAAAAAGAAATAGCGGAACACCAGATGTTAGTTGATTTGGGAAGGAATGACGTGGGACGAATAAGTAAACCTGGAACGATTCAATTGAGTAAATACATGCTGATTGAAAGGTACCGGACGGTGATGCATATCGTTTCTGAAGTAAAAGGAGTTCTGGATGATTCATCCCAACCGATTGATGCCCTGATCGCTTGCTTACCGGCAGGAACAGTTAGTGGCGCTCCGAAAATTCGTGCGATGCAGTTAATCAACGAAATGGAAAAGACGAAGCGAGGCGTATATTCAGGTGCTGTCGGATACTTAGGAGTGAACGGGAACCTTGACTTAGCACTGGCTATAAGGACGATGGTCCTCAAAGACGGCAAAGCGCATGTTCAAGCAGGTGCAGGAGTCGTTTATGATTCCGTCCCTGAAAATGAATTCGAAGAAACATTGAATAAAGCAAAATCCTTACTGGAGGTGCAATGAATGATTTTACTGATTGATCATTATGATTCTTTCACGTATAACTTATCACAATATTTACAAGAGCTTGGGAAGAACGTTCAAGTTGTCAGACCGAATCAAATAACCTTCGATGAAATCGAACATATGAATCCTGAGGCAATCGTCCTTTCCCCTGGACCAGGAAAACCTGAAGAGGCGACGCAAACAATCGAAATTGTTCGGAACTTCTATCAGCAAACACCGATTCTTGGTATTTGTTTAGGACATCAGATCATCGCAAAGGCTTTTGGTGCAACAGTCAGTAAAGCTAAAAGATTGATGCACGGTAAACGTTCGTTCATTCGTCATCAGGGATCTGGAGCCTTTCAATTTCTCCCTCAACCACTGGAGGTCATGCGATATCACTCATTAGCAGTCGATCCATTGACCCTCCCTCCTTTTTTCAAAAAGGTTGCGATCGCAATGGATGATGGAGAGCTGATGGCAATAGAGCATCAAGCGTTTCCGGTTGTAGGTTGGCAGTTTCACCCAGAATCCATTGGAACAGAAACTGGGAAACAGCTGCTTGAAAATTTCTTAAAAGAAACGACAGAGGTGAAGATCAAATGAAAAAATTACTTAATCAATTATTTGAAGGAAATAAATTATCTCGAGATGACATCAAGGGGCTTTCTAGAGAGTTATTCGACCCATCGACATCTGAAAGTGAGATCGCATCTGTTTTAACCGCTTTAAGAGTGCGAGGTGAAACACCAGAAGAAATCACAGGAATTGTAGAAGTACTTCGTGAAAAGGCGATGCCTATAGAAAAGAACATCCCTCATATAACAGATAATTGCGGCACGGGTGGCGACGGGTCACACAGTTTTAATATCAGTACCACATCAGCATTCGTTTTAGCTGGAGCTGGTGCAAGAGTTGCGAAACACGGGAACCGCAGTGTTTCCAGCAAAACAGGAAGTGCCGATGTACTAGAGGAACTTGGCGTGGCTCTTGATTTCTCTGGCAACGAAGTAGAGGAATTACTTGAGACAAACGGAATCGCCTTCTTGTTTGCTCCGCACGTACATCATCAGTTGAAGCCAATCATGAAAGTAAGGAACGCTCTAGGTGTCCCGACCATTTTCAACTTAATCGGGCCCTTGACGAATCCTGTGACTCTAGAAACGCAATTCCTCGGAGTCTACCAAAGAGATATGTTGATGAAGATGGCAACGGTTCTCCACAAACTGGGAAGGAAGCGGGCTATTGTAGTCAATGGAGCTGGGTATATGGATGAGGCTTCTCTTGCTGGAGAAAACCATCTGGTCTTATTAGAAGATGGAGAGCTGATTCCTTTCACACTTAAACCGGAAGATGTCGACCTACCGACGTATTCGAACGAACAAATAGTTGGCGGAGATGCTAAAGAAAACGCACGAATTTTAGAAAGCGTCCTAAATGGTGAACCGAGCGCTTACCTAGATACGGTTTTACTGAATGCAGGACTAGGACTGTTCGCATCTGGCCTTGCAGACAATGCTAAAGACGGGATAGATAAAGCCCGTCAAAGCATTGAATCAGGGGCTGCCAAAGAGAAGTTGAATTACTTAGTTAGATATAGTCAAACCAGAAAGCAGGCGATGTCGTCATGAGTGAAACAATCCTCGACCGAATTTTAAATGAGAAGCGTAAGGAAGTAAGAGAGCTAAAATTTTTGGGGTTGAATTATCAAGACAGTCCTCTGAAAGAACAGAAGAAAAGTTTATATAGTCATTTCAAGGACTCGGATCATCTAGAAATCATCGCTGAAATCAAACGCGCCTCTCCTTCAAAAGGTGACATCAACATCCATATGGAGCCTGTAGATCAAGCTTCTATTTATGAACGAGGTGGAGCTGGTGCTATTTCAATCTTGACTGATACACCGTTCTTCAAAGGAACGATGGATGATTTATACCGAGTCAGCCAACAAATCAGCCTACCAGTTCTTTGTAAAGACTTTATAATCGATGAAATTCAAATTGATCGAGCAAAGCAAGCTGGAGCGGACGTTATTTTGTTAATTGCTGCGGCAATGGATCAAGATCAATTAAAAAAACTGCACGACTACGCTACCAGTCAAAACCTTGAAGTCTTGCTGGAAGTACACAATGAGGAAGAGTTAGTCAGAGCACAATCAATCGAAGCAAAAATCATCGGAATTAATAATCGGAATTTGAAAACATTTGAAGTTGATTTAGGAACAACTGAACACTTAGCTTCCAAGATCGATCGTGCAAAGACTGCGATTATTAGCGAAAGCGGAATGAAAACACAGGAAGATGCAGAAAGAGTGGCAAAAGCTGGTGTCGATGGATTACTGATTGGCGAAACATTAATGACAAGCGGTACAGTAGCTGAGATGATCTCAAACTTCAGAGTTAAAAAAGGAGACACCTTGAAATCTGATTTGGTCAACAAAGGAGAATTCACATCATGACTGGAGTAAAGATTTGTGGCATACAACAAACAGAACACGCTAAAGCGGCTGTCGATGCAGGAGCAGAAATGATTGGATTTGTTTTCGCCGAAAGTAAACGGAAAGTTTCATTGAATCAAGCTCGAGATATCGCTCAACATGTGCCGGAAACAGTAAAAAAAGTCGGAGTATTCGTCAACGCTCCTAAGCAGGAACTTTTAGAAACCGCGCGCTTGGTAGGTTTGGATTACGTTCAATTACATGGCGATGAGGAACCTGACTTTTGTGAAACACTGAGTATTCCATATATCAAATCACTAAGCGTACGACACGAAAGTGACTTACAGATCCTAGACCAATACTCAAGCGCCTCATATTTTTTATTAGACAGTGCAAACGGCCCTTACCGAGGGGGAAACGGCACGACTTTCGATTGGTCATTGATCGACCAAGATACCCTTGACCGCGAACGTTTTATTTTAGCTGGTGGATTAAACGAAGACAATGTCACTGAAGCGATCAGCACAACTAACCCTGCAGTAGTCGATGTCTCAAGTGGTGTCGAAACAGATGGTGTAAAAGATATCGAGAAAATTCAGCGATTTATTAAACAAGTCAAAAACAATAACTGATAATTTTTAAAGGAGTGTTTGACATGAGTTATGCTTTTCCAGATTCCAAAGGACAATTCGGGCCTTACGGAGGAAGATATATTCCTGAAACATTGATGGGTGCAGTAAAAGAATTAGAAGTGGCATATGATGAAGCTAAGCAAGATAAAGAGTTCCAAGACCGTTTGAATTCTTTATTAAAAGACTATGTAGGGCGCGAAAACCCTCTATATTTTGCTGAGAACTTGTCTAAACAAGTAGGTGGCGCAAAAATCTATTTGAAGCGCGAAGATTTGAACCATACAGGGGCCCATAAAATAAACAATACAATTGGGCAAGCGTTATTAGCCGAACGGATGGGCAAAAAGAAAGTAGTAGCTGAAACTGGAGCAGGTCAACATGGTGTTGCTACGGCGACTGTGTGTGCTCTGTTGAATCTTGAATGTGTGATTTTCATGGGAACTGAGGATATGAGACGACAGAAACAAAATGTCTTTCGCATGGAATTGCTTGGAGCTGAAGTACGTGGAGTCGACCAGGGAAGCGCAACTCTGAAAGACGCGGTCAATGAAACGTTGAGATATTGGGTCACGAATATCGAAGACACCCATTACATCATGGGTTCAGTGTTAGGACCACATCCATTTCCTAAGATGGTCCGCGATTTTCAAAGTGTCATCGGCCAAGAGACGAAAACACAACTATTCGAAAAAGAAGGAACGCTACCTGATGCCGTTGTAGCTTGCGTCGGTGGTGGAAGCAATGCGATGGGAATGTTCTATCCTTTTATCGAAAACGAAGGTGTTCGATTGTACGGTGTTGAAGCGGCTGGATCAGGTGTAGATACCAACAGGCACGCTGCAACGCTAACAGAAGGGTCAGTCGGCATTTTACATGGGTCGATGATGTATTTACTTCAAAATGAGCACGGTCAAATTCAAGAGGCACATTCCATTTCTGCTGGTCTGGACTACCCAGGTGTCGGGCCGGAACATAGTCTTTTAAAAGACATGGACCGTGTACAGTATGCAGGTATTACTGACGATGAAGCCTTAGAAGCATTTCAAAAAATGTCTCGAACAGAAGGAATCATACCCGCTTTGGAAAGCTCGCATGCTATTGCCCACGCGATTAAAATCGCATCAAAAATGAACGAAAATGAAACCTTGGTGATTTGTTTATCCGGTAGAGGTGATAAGGACGTAGAAACCGTGAAAGACATATTAGGACAATAAGGAGAGGAGGAATCATGATGAAATCAGTTAAGAAGCAAACTACTCACGGAAAAAATTATATGAAAGAAATTTTCGATAAGGACTTGGAACAGGGAAACAAATTATTCATTCCATATATTATGGCAGGTGATGGGGGAATCGATCAGCTATTACCCACACTAGAATTTCTCGATCAATCAGGTGCAAGTGCCATAGAACTAGGCATACCATTTTCTGACCCCGTCGCAGATGGGCCGACGATTCAAGAAG
Above is a window of Halalkalibacillus sediminis DNA encoding:
- the trpE gene encoding anthranilate synthase component I yields the protein MTHINVSFRELEGDQHTPISIFMNLEGTHKFLLESSLKHEDSGRYSFIGSDPFFEMKADKTQMKLIDLVKSESETSDEDPFTWLKRHLEHSVDRDFSLPFPSGGIGYFAYDVAKRFEAIDEAESDDLEMPDIHFLFYNRLIVYDHLMQKIYITVVDQWITNETVNHQKALYDMEQQLAQSIALQELEPFHATDYRSNMSTEKYEELVKKARTHIEEGDIFQVVLSQRLSSPYTGDPFSFYRKLRKRNPSPYMFYIDFNEYVVLGASPESLIKVDGRNVTTNPIAGTRKRGKSETEDRLLSKELLEDEKEIAEHQMLVDLGRNDVGRISKPGTIQLSKYMLIERYRTVMHIVSEVKGVLDDSSQPIDALIACLPAGTVSGAPKIRAMQLINEMEKTKRGVYSGAVGYLGVNGNLDLALAIRTMVLKDGKAHVQAGAGVVYDSVPENEFEETLNKAKSLLEVQ
- a CDS encoding anthranilate synthase component II encodes the protein MILLIDHYDSFTYNLSQYLQELGKNVQVVRPNQITFDEIEHMNPEAIVLSPGPGKPEEATQTIEIVRNFYQQTPILGICLGHQIIAKAFGATVSKAKRLMHGKRSFIRHQGSGAFQFLPQPLEVMRYHSLAVDPLTLPPFFKKVAIAMDDGELMAIEHQAFPVVGWQFHPESIGTETGKQLLENFLKETTEVKIK
- the trpD gene encoding anthranilate phosphoribosyltransferase, whose translation is MKKLLNQLFEGNKLSRDDIKGLSRELFDPSTSESEIASVLTALRVRGETPEEITGIVEVLREKAMPIEKNIPHITDNCGTGGDGSHSFNISTTSAFVLAGAGARVAKHGNRSVSSKTGSADVLEELGVALDFSGNEVEELLETNGIAFLFAPHVHHQLKPIMKVRNALGVPTIFNLIGPLTNPVTLETQFLGVYQRDMLMKMATVLHKLGRKRAIVVNGAGYMDEASLAGENHLVLLEDGELIPFTLKPEDVDLPTYSNEQIVGGDAKENARILESVLNGEPSAYLDTVLLNAGLGLFASGLADNAKDGIDKARQSIESGAAKEKLNYLVRYSQTRKQAMSS
- the trpC gene encoding indole-3-glycerol phosphate synthase TrpC — encoded protein: MSETILDRILNEKRKEVRELKFLGLNYQDSPLKEQKKSLYSHFKDSDHLEIIAEIKRASPSKGDINIHMEPVDQASIYERGGAGAISILTDTPFFKGTMDDLYRVSQQISLPVLCKDFIIDEIQIDRAKQAGADVILLIAAAMDQDQLKKLHDYATSQNLEVLLEVHNEEELVRAQSIEAKIIGINNRNLKTFEVDLGTTEHLASKIDRAKTAIISESGMKTQEDAERVAKAGVDGLLIGETLMTSGTVAEMISNFRVKKGDTLKSDLVNKGEFTS
- a CDS encoding phosphoribosylanthranilate isomerase, producing the protein MTGVKICGIQQTEHAKAAVDAGAEMIGFVFAESKRKVSLNQARDIAQHVPETVKKVGVFVNAPKQELLETARLVGLDYVQLHGDEEPDFCETLSIPYIKSLSVRHESDLQILDQYSSASYFLLDSANGPYRGGNGTTFDWSLIDQDTLDRERFILAGGLNEDNVTEAISTTNPAVVDVSSGVETDGVKDIEKIQRFIKQVKNNN
- the trpB gene encoding tryptophan synthase subunit beta encodes the protein MSYAFPDSKGQFGPYGGRYIPETLMGAVKELEVAYDEAKQDKEFQDRLNSLLKDYVGRENPLYFAENLSKQVGGAKIYLKREDLNHTGAHKINNTIGQALLAERMGKKKVVAETGAGQHGVATATVCALLNLECVIFMGTEDMRRQKQNVFRMELLGAEVRGVDQGSATLKDAVNETLRYWVTNIEDTHYIMGSVLGPHPFPKMVRDFQSVIGQETKTQLFEKEGTLPDAVVACVGGGSNAMGMFYPFIENEGVRLYGVEAAGSGVDTNRHAATLTEGSVGILHGSMMYLLQNEHGQIQEAHSISAGLDYPGVGPEHSLLKDMDRVQYAGITDDEALEAFQKMSRTEGIIPALESSHAIAHAIKIASKMNENETLVICLSGRGDKDVETVKDILGQ